Proteins from a single region of Sphingomonas morindae:
- the mgrA gene encoding L-glyceraldehyde 3-phosphate reductase: MAFPEPYIADPNRYDGRMPYRRCGRSGLDLPAISLGLWQNFGGADVFETGRAILRRAFDRGVTHFDLANNYGPPYGSAEENFGRVLATDFAGRRDELVISSKAGWDMWPGPYGGIGGSRKYLIASCEQSLKRMGIDYVDIFYSHRVDPRTPLEETVGALAQLHRQGKALYIGISSYSPELTRRAAALLAEERVPLLIHQPSYSMLNRWIERGLLDTLERLGTGCIAFSPLAQGLLTNKYLKAVPEDARVGRADSSMSAEMLNEENLARIRALAAIADQRGQTLAQMAIAWVLRDPRVTSALIGARTVAQLDDSLDAVKRLDFSAEELAAIEQHAADGKIDLWDESSSITSLPEGPRAG; the protein is encoded by the coding sequence ATGGCCTTTCCCGAGCCCTATATCGCCGACCCCAACCGTTATGACGGCCGCATGCCCTATCGCCGGTGCGGCCGCTCCGGCCTTGATCTGCCGGCCATCTCGCTCGGCCTGTGGCAGAATTTCGGCGGCGCGGACGTGTTCGAGACGGGCCGCGCGATCCTGCGCCGGGCCTTTGATCGCGGCGTGACCCATTTCGATCTCGCAAACAATTACGGGCCGCCCTATGGCTCGGCCGAAGAGAATTTCGGCCGCGTGCTCGCCACCGACTTCGCCGGCCGCCGCGACGAGCTGGTGATTTCGAGCAAGGCCGGCTGGGATATGTGGCCGGGGCCCTATGGGGGCATCGGCGGCAGCCGCAAATATCTGATCGCGAGCTGCGAGCAGAGCCTCAAGCGGATGGGGATCGACTATGTCGACATCTTCTATTCGCACCGGGTCGATCCCCGCACACCGCTGGAGGAGACGGTCGGCGCGCTGGCGCAGCTGCATCGCCAGGGCAAGGCGCTCTATATCGGCATCTCTTCCTATTCCCCCGAACTCACGCGCCGCGCCGCCGCGCTGCTCGCCGAGGAGCGGGTGCCGCTGCTGATCCACCAGCCCAGCTATTCGATGCTCAACCGCTGGATCGAGCGCGGCCTGCTGGACACGCTGGAGCGCCTCGGCACCGGCTGCATCGCCTTCTCGCCGCTCGCCCAGGGGCTGCTGACCAACAAATATCTGAAGGCCGTGCCGGAGGATGCGCGGGTCGGACGGGCGGACAGCTCGATGTCGGCCGAGATGCTCAACGAGGAGAATCTCGCCCGCATCCGGGCGCTCGCGGCGATCGCCGACCAACGCGGCCAGACGCTGGCGCAGATGGCGATCGCCTGGGTGCTGCGCGATCCGCGCGTCACCTCGGCGCTGATCGGCGCGCGCACCGTGGCGCAGCTCGACGATTCGCTTGACGCGGTGAAGCGGCTGGATTTCTCGGCGGAGGAATTGGCGGCGATCGAGCAGCATGCCGCCGACGGCAAGATCGACCTGTGGGACGAATCCTCGTCGATCACCAGCCTGCCCGAGGGCCCGCGCGCGGGCTGA